The Corynebacterium renale genome includes a region encoding these proteins:
- the nrdR gene encoding transcriptional regulator NrdR codes for MNCPFCNHDHSRVVDSRIVERGAAIRRRRECSSCEGRFTTIEKSVLLVVKRNGVTEPFSRDKVITGVRRACQGRDVSDDELKVLAQQVEQKVRSHGSSQIHANEIGLAILDPLRELDEVAYLRFASVYKSFEDAEDFEREIRLMRRRQRD; via the coding sequence ATGAACTGTCCATTCTGCAACCATGACCACTCGCGGGTTGTAGATTCCCGCATAGTCGAACGCGGGGCAGCCATCCGTCGCCGCCGGGAGTGTTCCTCCTGCGAAGGGCGCTTTACCACCATCGAGAAATCGGTGCTTTTGGTGGTTAAGCGAAACGGGGTCACTGAGCCTTTTAGCCGCGACAAAGTGATTACTGGCGTTCGACGAGCATGTCAAGGCCGCGACGTATCCGACGATGAGCTTAAAGTCCTCGCGCAACAGGTCGAGCAGAAAGTGCGGAGTCACGGTAGCTCCCAGATTCACGCCAATGAGATTGGTTTGGCAATACTCGATCCATTACGGGAGTTAGACGAGGTCGCATACCTTCGATTTGCCTCGGTGTACAAATCGTTTGAAGATGCCGAAGATTTCGAGAGAGAGATTCGGTTGATGCGCAGGAGACAACGAGACTAA
- the hrpA gene encoding ATP-dependent RNA helicase HrpA, producing MTSPHNSDSVSTPQRSELYAALDEVRLRDRPVFRRRLKKARSPHALQAIGSDITEAQRRVQNVDKHIPELTFPENLPVTAFHDDLAQAISENQVVIIAGETGSGKTTQIPKICLELGLGRKGLIGHTQPRRLAARTVAERIADELGQDIGESVGYAIRFDDKVSDTTAVKLMTDGILLSEMQRDRKLLAYDTLIIDEAHERSLNIDFLLGYIKRLLPQRPDLKVIITSATIDPERFADHFAAADGTPAPIIEVSGRTFPVEIRYRPLEIVEGDRVRDIDPIEGLLAALEELMAEGPGDILCFFAGERDIRDAMDAIEGKHWRGVEVTPLFGRLSNQEQHRVFSPHKGRRIVLATNIAETSLTVPGIRYVVDTGLARISRYSTRTKVQRLPIEPISQASAQQRSGRCGRVADGIAIRLYSEEDFQSRPEFTDPEILRTNLASVILQMAALRLGDIREFPFIQPPEHRAIRDGVALLHEIGAITQEEREGQPVLTAIGKVIARIPVDPRMARMVVEGHLKGVLDAVIVIVAGLTIQDIRERPLEFQAQADQLHARFKDDSSDFISYLKLWDYIHEQRAQLSGNAFRKKLKAEYLHHMRSREWRDLVRQLRDVVSDLGWKETTHTDSARDRDLIHQSLLSGLLMHIGVREGQTREYHGTRNTRFMIFPGSSLSRKRPDFIMAAEIVETSQLWARDVAAVDPTWVEKLGAHLLKRTHSEPFWSRKRGAAMVHEKVLLFGVPLVADREVPYHRVDPEAARDMFIRHALIDGDWNFNHRFLQDNARKLDTAAEIEDKARRRGLVVDEDALFDFYDAKLPSTSTNAASFNKWWKRKKQKNSHYLDFDPDQLRTDQAGQYTEEQFPDTWRSRESDVVFELSYMFDPGSPRDGVTVHIPVPMLAGIDTEQFTWLVPGMREELCVELIRTLPKVQRRTVVPAPDFARRALPNLDPTQGTVAEGLAASLQTLGVTGIGAEDFQPEKLPDHLKMTYAAIDKRGKIIDSDKNLAALQKRQTGHIRSSVSKLSRKQESIVAQEWTSETFGALDETVTTKVDGHDVTAYPALVATEDGFAVKVLPTKQDADAAMITATLTMLLREVTINTKQMVKGLPLTQRVAVDNYPHGGAEGLVNEARVASVRDALVEAGGAVRSPEAFADLKQTIIPTIPARVRAMVVAVAPALADYERLAEELKQWDGEAITDMKKQLEFLLPPQALVIHGQGRLRHLGRYVKAMVLRLDDINRDPDRDADRQEVVNSLEQQLEAKVKKLAPGAAKTTRVKDIQWDLQELRVSLFAQRLGTAKTISPRRIEKAIAKL from the coding sequence CGCCTCAAGAAAGCACGGTCGCCACACGCGCTCCAAGCCATTGGTTCTGATATCACCGAGGCGCAGCGCAGGGTACAGAACGTCGATAAGCACATTCCTGAGCTGACTTTTCCAGAAAACCTCCCGGTTACAGCGTTTCACGACGACCTGGCCCAGGCGATTTCTGAAAACCAGGTAGTTATCATCGCCGGTGAGACCGGATCCGGCAAGACCACGCAAATTCCAAAGATCTGCCTCGAACTTGGTTTAGGGCGCAAGGGACTGATTGGGCATACGCAACCACGACGTTTGGCAGCACGGACCGTCGCAGAGCGGATTGCCGACGAGCTTGGTCAAGACATTGGCGAATCTGTAGGTTACGCGATTCGCTTCGACGATAAAGTTTCCGATACAACCGCGGTCAAGCTGATGACCGACGGCATATTGCTGTCTGAAATGCAGCGTGACCGGAAACTCTTGGCCTATGACACGCTGATCATCGACGAAGCTCATGAACGCTCACTGAATATCGATTTCCTGCTTGGTTATATCAAGAGGCTGCTCCCCCAGCGTCCGGATTTGAAAGTGATCATCACCTCCGCGACGATTGACCCTGAAAGATTCGCCGACCATTTTGCCGCTGCCGACGGCACTCCGGCTCCTATCATCGAAGTCTCGGGGCGTACTTTCCCAGTGGAAATCCGGTATCGACCGCTTGAAATCGTGGAGGGCGACCGCGTCCGCGACATCGACCCAATCGAAGGTTTACTGGCGGCGCTTGAAGAACTCATGGCCGAAGGCCCCGGAGATATATTGTGTTTCTTCGCCGGCGAGCGTGATATTCGTGATGCCATGGACGCCATCGAGGGTAAACATTGGCGTGGCGTCGAAGTCACACCACTCTTTGGCCGGCTCTCTAACCAAGAGCAGCATCGAGTTTTTAGTCCGCATAAAGGTCGTCGCATTGTTCTGGCAACAAATATTGCAGAAACATCCCTGACGGTTCCAGGTATCAGGTACGTCGTTGATACTGGTCTCGCCCGCATCTCAAGGTACTCAACCCGGACCAAAGTACAACGTCTCCCCATCGAACCGATTTCGCAAGCGAGCGCGCAACAGCGTTCGGGTCGGTGCGGTCGCGTGGCGGACGGTATCGCCATTCGCTTGTACTCCGAAGAAGACTTCCAATCACGACCGGAGTTCACCGACCCAGAAATTTTACGCACGAATCTTGCTAGCGTCATTTTGCAAATGGCCGCACTGCGCTTGGGAGACATCCGCGAATTCCCGTTTATTCAGCCGCCAGAGCACCGCGCTATTCGCGACGGAGTCGCGTTACTTCACGAAATCGGTGCAATTACGCAGGAAGAACGCGAAGGACAACCGGTTCTCACCGCAATCGGTAAAGTTATTGCGCGTATCCCAGTTGACCCGCGTATGGCACGCATGGTTGTAGAGGGCCATCTCAAAGGTGTACTTGATGCAGTCATCGTGATTGTCGCTGGACTCACCATTCAGGACATTCGCGAACGACCCCTTGAGTTCCAGGCCCAGGCTGATCAGCTTCATGCGCGGTTTAAGGATGACAGCAGCGATTTCATTAGCTATCTCAAATTGTGGGACTACATCCATGAGCAGCGGGCGCAGCTCAGTGGAAACGCATTCCGTAAGAAGCTGAAAGCGGAGTATCTGCACCACATGCGGTCGCGGGAATGGCGCGATTTGGTTCGCCAGCTTCGCGACGTTGTATCTGACCTCGGATGGAAAGAAACTACCCACACAGACTCAGCCCGCGACCGGGACCTTATCCACCAGTCGCTGCTATCCGGACTGCTCATGCATATTGGTGTTCGTGAAGGGCAGACCCGCGAATACCACGGAACGCGCAACACGCGATTCATGATTTTCCCAGGCTCTTCACTTTCACGTAAACGTCCAGATTTCATCATGGCAGCAGAAATCGTCGAAACGTCGCAGCTATGGGCTCGAGATGTTGCCGCAGTCGATCCCACATGGGTGGAAAAACTAGGCGCGCATCTACTCAAGCGGACGCATTCTGAGCCGTTCTGGTCCCGCAAAAGGGGTGCCGCAATGGTTCACGAGAAAGTTTTACTTTTCGGAGTCCCTCTCGTGGCAGATCGAGAGGTCCCCTATCACCGCGTTGACCCCGAAGCAGCACGTGACATGTTCATTCGTCATGCGCTTATCGACGGTGACTGGAACTTCAATCACCGGTTCCTCCAAGATAACGCGCGCAAATTGGACACCGCGGCTGAAATCGAGGACAAGGCCCGTCGACGGGGTCTCGTTGTAGACGAAGACGCCTTATTCGACTTCTATGATGCTAAACTACCGTCCACCTCTACTAACGCAGCAAGTTTCAACAAGTGGTGGAAACGAAAGAAACAAAAGAACTCTCATTACTTAGACTTTGACCCAGATCAGCTTCGCACTGATCAAGCGGGGCAATACACCGAGGAGCAATTCCCAGACACATGGCGATCGCGTGAGTCAGACGTAGTATTTGAACTCTCCTATATGTTTGATCCAGGCAGCCCCCGAGATGGTGTCACGGTACATATTCCAGTCCCGATGCTTGCCGGCATAGACACCGAACAATTTACCTGGCTCGTCCCAGGTATGAGGGAAGAATTATGTGTGGAACTTATTCGTACGTTACCGAAGGTACAGCGACGCACAGTCGTCCCGGCTCCTGACTTCGCGCGTAGAGCACTACCTAACTTAGATCCGACACAAGGAACTGTTGCGGAAGGTTTGGCCGCTTCGTTACAAACGCTCGGTGTTACCGGCATAGGAGCTGAAGATTTCCAACCGGAAAAACTCCCCGACCACTTAAAAATGACCTATGCTGCAATAGACAAACGTGGCAAGATTATAGATAGCGACAAAAATTTAGCTGCTCTTCAAAAACGCCAAACTGGTCACATCCGCTCTTCTGTATCGAAACTATCCCGTAAGCAAGAATCTATCGTTGCTCAAGAATGGACGTCTGAGACGTTCGGGGCACTAGACGAAACGGTCACGACCAAGGTCGATGGTCACGATGTGACGGCGTACCCTGCTTTGGTGGCCACTGAGGATGGTTTTGCAGTCAAGGTTCTCCCGACCAAGCAAGACGCAGATGCTGCGATGATCACGGCGACGCTGACAATGCTGCTCCGCGAGGTCACAATCAACACTAAACAGATGGTTAAGGGCCTGCCCCTAACGCAGCGAGTGGCGGTGGATAACTATCCTCATGGCGGTGCTGAGGGCCTAGTTAACGAGGCCCGCGTTGCATCAGTACGGGACGCGCTTGTTGAAGCTGGTGGTGCCGTCCGATCTCCGGAGGCATTCGCGGATCTCAAGCAGACAATCATCCCGACTATCCCAGCACGAGTCCGTGCGATGGTAGTGGCCGTTGCTCCCGCATTGGCTGACTATGAACGACTAGCAGAAGAACTTAAGCAGTGGGACGGCGAAGCCATTACCGACATGAAGAAACAGCTTGAGTTTTTATTGCCGCCACAGGCCTTAGTAATCCATGGACAAGGTCGCTTACGACATTTGGGGCGATATGTAAAAGCTATGGTGTTGCGCTTGGACGATATCAATCGCGACCCCGACCGAGATGCGGATCGCCAAGAAGTTGTGAATTCTCTCGAGCAACAATTAGAGGCCAAGGTGAAAAAGTTAGCGCCAGGAGCTGCGAAGACTACGCGTGTGAAAGATATCCAGTGGGACCTCCAAGAACTACGCGTGAGCCTTTTCGCGCAGCGTTTGGGAACCGCCAAGACAATCTCGCCTCGCCGTATCGAAAAGGCTATCGCCAAGCTTTAG